Proteins encoded in a region of the Anopheles ziemanni chromosome 2, idAnoZiCoDA_A2_x.2, whole genome shotgun sequence genome:
- the LOC131294196 gene encoding uncharacterized protein LOC131294196, which yields MVYFRRRLCMLIYLLCVWCRVGHQQPLEQRLVAAEPGDSTEPIPAIYNTPPQSPVKILRETGPITEQDSMKAPDDMQQSESYTYSYYRPLYYPGVYYSYYPRYRWYRPYYYYNWWYY from the exons ATGGTTTACTTCCGG CGTCGCTTGTGCATGCTGATCTATCTACTTTGCGTTTGGTGCAGGGTGGGCCATCAGCAGCCACTCGAACAGCGACTGGTGGCAGCGGAGCCGGGCGATTCCACGGAACCGATTCCGGCCATCTACAACACGCCACCCCAGTCGCCGGTGAAAATTCTCCGCGAAACCGGTCCCATAACGGAGCAGGACAGCATGAAGGCACCGGACGATATGCAGCAGTCAGAATCGTACACCTACAGCTACTACCGGCCGTTGTACTATCCGGGTGTGTACTACTCGTACTATCCACGCTACCGCTGGTACCGTCCGTATTACTACTACAACTGGTGGTATTATTGA